A stretch of Podospora bellae-mahoneyi strain CBS 112042 chromosome 5, whole genome shotgun sequence DNA encodes these proteins:
- a CDS encoding hypothetical protein (COG:I; EggNog:ENOG503P25V; MEROPS:MER0036370), which produces MAPASSKPLTLSFLGKLSLLFKLLVVAPPTLLINNLRCHLLALLRGASLKYYTLCAFNKFGLRHLTPLQLQFMRPPTVAYYKSWVRKQSIAAIKRLSTSNDTPKPEDLVLSELKVDIESLHDGQSSLLWLGHRTKAKKVVLFFHGGGYAIPMLPGHINWCHRAYLLASPGDVAVAILQYTLVPHGKYPTQLKQAAAGLDHILKAGVKPENIIFGGDSAGGNLTCSLLSHLLHPHPDAVAVSLSRPIAGAFLVSPWVSTRTDTASYKKNNGIDMLSTPTVDSACGHLLPENLTDEDRAWVMPVDLPRERQEAWFKGLDKVVSEVYITAGEQEVFLDQSVQLADVFKKVNNKLDVKVELMKSEAHDWILLEGENQHDGDATKRMRSWVRGLWGFK; this is translated from the exons ATG GCGCCCGCATCATCCAaacccctcaccctctcctttCTAGGGAAactttcccttctcttcaaacttctcgtcgtcg ctcctccaaccctcctaatcaacaacctccgctgccacctcctcgccctcctccgcgGCGCGTCCCTCAAATACTACACCCTCTGCGCCTTCAACAAATTCGGCCTCCGccacctcacccccctccaactccagTTTATGAGACCCCCCACCGTCGCCTATTACAAATCATGGGTTAGAAAGCAGtccatcgccgccatcaagcggctctccacctccaatgACACCCCCAAGCCAGAGGACCTAGTGTTATCCGAGCTCAAAGTCGACATTGAATCCCTTCACGACGGGCAATCCTCGCTCCTCTGGCTAGGCCACCGCACCAAAGCCAAAAAGGTcgtccttttcttccacgGAGGGGGCTACGCCATCCCCATGTTACCAGGCCACATCAACTGGTGTCACCGCGCTtacctcctcgcctcccccgGCGACGTCGCCGTGGCGATACTGCAGTACACCCTTGTCCCTCATGGTAAATATCCGACGCAGCTGAAGCAAGCCGCGGCTGGGTTGGATCATATCCTCAAAGCAGGGGTCAAGCCAGAAAATATCATCTTCGGTGGTGACTCCGCTGGTGGAAACCTGACTTGCTcactcctctcccacctgcTGCACCCCCACCCAGATGCGGTGGCCGTCTCCCTTTCTCGACCTATCGCCGGCGCGTTTTTGGTGTCGCCTTGGGTGTCGACTAGGACCGACACGGCTAGTTATAAAAAGAACAACGGGATTGACATGCTGTCTACCCCCACCGTTGACTCCGCCTGTGGGCATTTGCTACCCGAAAACTTGACAGACGAAGACAGGGCGTGGGTTATGCCTGTTGATCTACCGcgggagaggcaggaggcGTGGTTCAAGGGGTTGGACAAGGTTGTTTCGGAGGTGTACATCACGGCAGGGGAACAGGAGGTTTTCTTGGATCAAAGCGTGCAGTTGGCGGATGTGTTCAAGAAGGTGAACAACAAACTGGATGTCAAGGTTGAGCTGATGAAGAGTGAGGCGCATGATTGGATtctgctggagggggagaatcAGCATGATGGGGATGCGACCAAGAGAATGAGGAGTTGGGTTAGGGGGCTGTGGGGGTTTAAATAG